A DNA window from Anastrepha obliqua isolate idAnaObli1 chromosome 5, idAnaObli1_1.0, whole genome shotgun sequence contains the following coding sequences:
- the LOC129247068 gene encoding endoplasmic reticulum transmembrane helix translocase, with amino-acid sequence MENSIMKHGYLEDANAESATTSTYKSGKYEKKERALDDLIQYVTLHVRNPIVLSGIVMPFVLLYLATFYAWIFIYGIDVHYEAGLITVAVIAFAQILSLLCCYWSVHLLAFLNCRKVKTPGVGVLAKVVPTPNNGSSQLVHVHCSKLPNGEQQYYFVFQKTKYVWDDEKRLFRGIAFPVHEFLSHYTRSRGHETETALKMAEQIYGMNEMKMVVPEFHELFIERATAPFFVFQIFSVALWCLDEYWYYSLFTLVMMIIFECTLVGQQLHNMAEIRKMGNKPYSINVLRQNKWRQILSDQLVPGDVLSITRSQSDNLVPCDIILLRGSCIVDESMLTGESVPQMKESLETFDNLDVELDMEGESKLSVLFGGTKVVQHTAPTKDAMRAPDGGCIGYVLRNGFNTSQGKLLRTILFGVNRVTENNLETFAFILFLMVFAVAAAAYVWIKGTEDSERSRYKLFLECTLILTSIIPPDLPIELTLAVNTSLMQLSKLYVFCTEPFRIPFAGKVEICCFDKTGTLTSDNLMVEGVAGLADDNAIVPMDKAEDKTIQVLASCHSLVMLDDGMVGDPLEKAILTSVDWGLTKQDSVIPKRGKLRPLRMFHRYNFSSALKRMSVLAGYLVPFSNDVFYIGTVKGAPEVIQKMLKEVPKNYEKTFLEYSRRGARVLALGIKEFGQMDAQRVRELKREDVECNLTFAGFVIISCPIKPDSKSVIKELIHASHKVVMITGDNPLTACHVAKEVRFTRKKLLIFTPSKVETDKSIEWKWISVNTDTFYSLKHDLKDMLSDYDLCITGEGLQYLREHENSYLLRILPHITVCARFAPKQKEFVITSLKHLGYYTLMCGDGTNDVGALKHAHVGVSLLSNAPTKAKKKREVTNGTGSITTEAGAFSSGGNSVNTRGLGGNRNIGGAAANAAERQNLSSRERAILRHRENLNATQARLQSDLKEIYEETSVVKLGDASIAAPFTSKTSSIMCVNHIIKQGRCTLVTTLQMFKILALNALISAYCQSVLYIDGVKFSDMQATLQGLFIAACFLCITRSKPLKTLSKTAPLPNIFNVYSISTILSQFAVHFGALYYLTQEATAHVPVREGKIKLYIDMDPEEKQTFEPNIINSTVYIICLALQVSTFAVNHKGHPFMESLRENRPLLTSILVSTGLVLFLSLDLSSDLTETFEIVSFPEDFRKKLVLVLLADTIAAFALDRFCSFLFGETRRKSNLINC; translated from the exons ATGGAGAATTCAATAATGAAGCACGGATACTTGGAAGATGCCAATGCCGAATCAGCTACAACTTCAACATACAAAAGTGGCAAATATGAAAAGAAAGAACGAGCTCTTGATGACTTGATACAATACGTGACCTTGCACGTCCGAAATCCAATAGTTCTAAGTGGAATAGTAATGCCATTTGTTCTATTGTATTTAGCTACTTTCTATGCATGGATTTTTATATATGGGATTGATGTTCATTACGAGGCCGGCCTTATCACGGTAGCTGTAATAGCTTTTGCTCAGATACTTTCTTTACTTTGTTGCTACTGGAGTGTGCATTTGCTTGCGTTTCTTAACTGCCGTAAAGTTAAAACGCCGGGAGTAGGCGTTTTGGCCAAAGTCGTGCCAACACCAAACAATGGCTCCTCTCAGTTAGTGCACGTGCATTGCAGCAAATTACCCAACGGCGAACAGCAATACTactttgttttccaaaaaacaaaatatgtttgggATGATGAAAAGCGTCTTTTTCGAGGAATTGCGTTTCCCGTTCACGAGTTCTTAAGTCATTATACTCGTAGCCGAGGTCACGAAACGGAAACTGCACTAAAAATGGCAGAGCAAATATATGGGATGAATGAGATGAAAATGGTCGTACCGGAATTTCATGAGCTTTTTATCGAGCGTGCCACGGCgccattttttgtgtttcaaatattttcggtGGCGTTGTGGTGTCTGGATGAATATTGGTACTATTCGCTATTTACGCTGGTtatgatgattatttttgaatgcACTCTTGTTGGACAGCAACTTCACAATATGGCCGAAATTAGAAAAATGGGAAACAAACCATATTCGATCAATGTACTTAGGCAAAATAAGTGGCGGCAAATACTCTCCGATCAGCTAGTACCTGGAGATGTATTGTCAATAACAAGATCGCAAAGCGACAATTTGGTGCCCTGTGATATAATATTACTGCGTGGCAGTTGCATCGTAGACGAGAGTATGTTGACAG gTGAGTCGGTGCCACAAATGAAAGAATCATTGGAAACATTTGATAATCTGGATGTGGAACTGGATATGGAAGGTGAGAGTAAACTGTCTGTTCTTTTCGGTGGTACTAAAGTGGTACAACACACTGCTCCCACAAAAGATGCAATGCGAGCTCCAGATGGAGGTTGTATAGGTTATGTACTGCGCAATGGTTTCAATACATCTCAGGGAAAATTGTTGCGAACAATTCTTTTCGGTGTTAACCGCGTCACTGAAAATAATTTGGAAACATTTGCGTTTATCCTTTTTCTAATGGTGTTTGCTGTGGCCGCTGCCGCTTATGTTTGGATTAAGGGTACAGAGGATTCAGAACGTAGCCGCTATAAACTTTTCTTGGAATGTACGCTCATATTGACGTCCATTATACCTCCTGACCTCCCTATTGAATTGACATTGGCAGTCAACACTTCACTTATGCAATTatcaaaattgtatgttttctGTACCGAGCCATTCCGTATACCATTTGCTGGAAAAGTTGAAATCTGCTGCTTCGACAAGACTGGAACGCTTACCTCAGACAATTTGATGGTTGAAGGTGTAGCTGGTTTGGCCGACGACAATGCTATAGTGCCAATGGATAAAGCAGAAGACAAGACAATTCAAGTGCTCGCCTCCTGTCATTCCTTGGTGATGCTTGACGACGGGATGGTAGGTGATCCCCTTGAAAAGGCTATACTCACCTCGGTCGATTGGGGTCTTACAAAGCAAGACAGCGTTATTCCAAAACGTGGCAAATTAAGGCCTTTGCGAATGTTTCACCGCTATAATTTCTCATCGGCTCTAAAAAGGATGTCGGTGTTAGCAGGCTATTTAGTGCCATTCAGTAATGATGTTTTTTATATTGGTACAGTGAAAGGCGCACCCGAAGTTATTCAGAAAATGCTAAAAGAAGTGCCTAAAAACTATGAAAAG aCATTTCTTGAATACTCGCGTCGCGGCGCTCGCGTTTTGGCTTTAGGTATAAAGGAATTCGGTCAAATGGATGCCCAGCGAGTGCGCGAGTTAAAGCGGGAGGACGTTGAATGCAACTTGACATTCGCTGGTTTTGTCATAATATCGTGTCCCATAAAGCCAGACTCCAAAAGCGTAATCAAAGAGCTAATACACGCGTCGCACAAAGTTGTTATGATAACTGGTGATAATCCACTAACAGCCTGTCATGTAGCCAAAGAGGTGCGCTTTACACGTAAAAAACTGCTTATCTTCACACCCAGCAAGGTTGAAACCGACAAAAGTATAGAATGGAAATGGATTTCGGTTAATACAGATACTTTCTATTCCCTTAAGCATGATTTGAAAGATATGCTAAGTGACTATGATTTGTGTATAACTGGCGAGGGCTTGCAATACCTCAGGGAGCACGAAAATTCGTATTTGTTAAGAATATTACCACATATTACAGTGTGCGCACGATTTGCACCGAAACAGAAAGAGTTCGTTATCACTTCTTTAAAGCATCTCGGATATTACACTCTGATGTGCGGTGACGGAACCAACGACGTAGGCGCTTTGAAACATGCACATGTAGGTGTCTCTCTTCTAAGTAATGCACCAACAAAAGCGAAAAAGAAACGAGAAGTGACCAATGGCACAGGATCAATTACCACGGAGGCAGGCGCCTTTTCGTCTGGCGGTAACTCCGTCAATACTCGCGGTTTAGGGGGCAATAGAAATATTGGCGGTGCTGCCGCTAATGCGGCGGAGCGGCAGAACCTTTCATCGCGTGAACGAGCAATTTTACGCCATCGGGAAAATCTTAATGCTACACAGGCACGTCTGCAATCGGACCTGAAGGAAATCTATGAGGAGACGTCTGTCGTTAAACTAGGGGATGCTAGTATAGCTGCGCCGTTTACTAGTAAAACATCATCGATAATGTGCG TGAATCACATTATCAAACAGGGCCGCTGCACTTTAGTAACAACACTAcaaatgttcaaaattttagCCCTTAACGCACTCATATCAGCCTACTGCCAATCTGTTTTGTACATTGACGGTGTCAAATTCAGTGATATGCAAGCAACCCTGCAAGGGCTTTTCATTGCTGCTTGCTTCCTCTGTATAACACGTTCGAAG CCGCTAAAAACACTATCGAAAACTGCACCATtgccaaatatatttaacgtgTACAGTATATCAACCATACTTTCTCAGTTTGCCGTTCATTTTGGCGCACTTTACTACTTAACACAAGAGGCAACCGCACATGTACCGGTGAG GGAAGGAAAGATAAAGCTCTACATAGATATGGATccagaagaaaaacaaacattcGAACCAAACATTATAAACAGCACTGTTTATATAATTTGCCTTGCATTACAAGTATCCACATTTGCGGTCAATCACAAG GGGCATCCTTTTATGGAGAGTTTACGTGAAAACCGCCCTCTACTGACATCCATACTGGTGTCAACTGGACTAGTGTTATTCCTATCCTTGGACCTATCATCCGATCTGACTGAAACCTTTGAAATCGTATCATTTCCAGAAGAT tttcgCAAAAAGCTTGTGCTTGTTTTGTTGGCAGATACAATAGCTGCTTTCGCGTTGGACAGATTTTGCTCATTTCTATTTGGCGAAACAAGGCGAAAATCGAATCTTATCAACTGCTAA
- the LOC129247069 gene encoding gustatory and pheromone receptor 32a isoform X1: MPYNKVKPSIVQHYHIGYNEFLRRASQDNSIFKDIRTILFILKATGLLPIYEEVSSYEIGPPTKPNVYYSFFIRGFVQALTIFNLYNLVTPGAAQLFYSYSDTDNVNKWIEILLCMLAHWATVVICARNSKSFLKIINEILKVDEDVFEQFGTTLENKCGFLLKFIVGICICQWYLMVLQVLAAKGPLTVNSYIFIVFYAVQNSMSTIFIVFTAALLRIVKMRFAHLNTILKGYTYTKQRKLRRFLRCGRNAHSMDLEWMDFAEDSLFTYRMHNKLLRIYRSINDCCSLILVTYMGYAFYTITTTTYNLFVQITTQSPTSLNVLQTCFAWLAMHTCVLALLSRSCGQATDEANGTSQVLSRVYNKSKDLKNIVDKFLTKSIKQEVQFTAYGFFVIDNSTLFKIFSAVTTYLVILIQFKQLEDSKLEDDSV; the protein is encoded by the exons ATGCCGTACAACAAAGTAAAACCTTCGATTGTCCAACATTATCACATCGGCTATAACGAGTTCTTGCGACGTGCTTCGCAGGATAATTCAATTTTCAAGGATATTAGAACCATATTATTTATTCTGAAAGCGACTGGCCTACTGCCGATCTATGAGGAAGTTTCCAGTTATGAAATAGGACCACCCACAAAACCTAATGTTTACTATTCATTTTTCATACGTGGCTTCGTGCAAGCACTCACCATTTTCAATCTCTACAACCTTGTGACGCCTGGGGCGGCACAGCTTTTCTACTCCTACAGTGATACAGATAATGTGAATAAATGGATAGAGATATTGCTGTGCATGCTGGCACATTGGGCAACTGTCGTAATTTGTGCGAgaaattcaaaatcatttttgaaaatcatcaaCGAAATTTTAAAAGTGGATGAGGATGTATTCGAACAGTTCGGCACGACGCTGGAAAATAAATGCGGCTTCTTGCTGAAATTTATAGTGGGAATATGCATTTGCCAATGGTATTTAATGGTCCTTCAAGTACTAGCGGCCAAGGGCCCGCTTACCGTCAATTCGTACATATTCATTGTCTTTTACGCAGTGCAGAACAGCATGTCAACAATTTTCATTGTATTTACGGCAGCTTTATTAAGAATCGTCAAGATGCGTTTTGCTCATCTAAACACGATTCTGAAAGGCTACACGTACACTAAGCAACGTAAGCTGCGCCGTTTTTTAAGGTGTGGTAGAAATGCTCATTCGATGGATTTGGAATGGATGGATTTTGCGGAGGATTCCTTGTTTACATATCGCATGCACAACAAATTACTGCGTATCTATCGCTCAATTAATGACTGCTGCAGCTTAATTCTGGTGACATACATGGGCTACGCTTTCTACACCATCACCACCACTACTTATAACCTCTTTGTGCAAATAACAACACAGAGCCCTACGTCCCTAAATGTATTGCAGACTTGCTTTGCCTGGCTAGCAATGCACACCTGTGTACTGGCACTGCTGTCGCGGAGCTGCGGACAAGCCACTGATGAG gcTAACGGGACGTCGCAGGTTTTGTCACGTGTCTATAACAAATCCAAGGATCTCAAAAATATC GTTGACAAATTTTTGACAAAGAGCATTAAACAAGAGGTGCAATTCACTGCTTatggtttttttgtaattgacAACTCCACACTTTTCAAG attttttcagcTGTAACAACTTACCTGGTTATCTTGATCCAATTTAAGCAGCTAGAAGATTCCAAGCTAGAAGACGACTCTGTTTAA
- the LOC129247069 gene encoding gustatory and pheromone receptor 32a isoform X2 — protein sequence MPYNKVKPSIVQHYHIGYNEFLRRASQDNSIFKDIRTILFILKATGLLPIYEEVSSYEIGPPTKPNVYYSFFIRGFVQALTIFNLYNLVTPGAAQLFYSYSDTDNVNKWIEILLCMLAHWATVVICARNSKSFLKIINEILKVDEDVFEQFGTTLENKCGFLLKFIVGICICQWYLMVLQVLAAKGPLTVNSYIFIVFYAVQNSMSTIFIVFTAALLRIVKMRFAHLNTILKGYTYTKQRKLRRFLRCGRNAHSMDLEWMDFAEDSLFTYRMHNKLLRIYRSINDCCSLILVTYMGYAFYTITTTTYNLFVQITTQSPTSLNVLQTCFAWLAMHTCVLALLSRSCGQATDEANGTSQVLSRVYNKSKDLKNIVDKFLTKSIKQEVQFTAYGFFVIDNSTLFKL from the exons ATGCCGTACAACAAAGTAAAACCTTCGATTGTCCAACATTATCACATCGGCTATAACGAGTTCTTGCGACGTGCTTCGCAGGATAATTCAATTTTCAAGGATATTAGAACCATATTATTTATTCTGAAAGCGACTGGCCTACTGCCGATCTATGAGGAAGTTTCCAGTTATGAAATAGGACCACCCACAAAACCTAATGTTTACTATTCATTTTTCATACGTGGCTTCGTGCAAGCACTCACCATTTTCAATCTCTACAACCTTGTGACGCCTGGGGCGGCACAGCTTTTCTACTCCTACAGTGATACAGATAATGTGAATAAATGGATAGAGATATTGCTGTGCATGCTGGCACATTGGGCAACTGTCGTAATTTGTGCGAgaaattcaaaatcatttttgaaaatcatcaaCGAAATTTTAAAAGTGGATGAGGATGTATTCGAACAGTTCGGCACGACGCTGGAAAATAAATGCGGCTTCTTGCTGAAATTTATAGTGGGAATATGCATTTGCCAATGGTATTTAATGGTCCTTCAAGTACTAGCGGCCAAGGGCCCGCTTACCGTCAATTCGTACATATTCATTGTCTTTTACGCAGTGCAGAACAGCATGTCAACAATTTTCATTGTATTTACGGCAGCTTTATTAAGAATCGTCAAGATGCGTTTTGCTCATCTAAACACGATTCTGAAAGGCTACACGTACACTAAGCAACGTAAGCTGCGCCGTTTTTTAAGGTGTGGTAGAAATGCTCATTCGATGGATTTGGAATGGATGGATTTTGCGGAGGATTCCTTGTTTACATATCGCATGCACAACAAATTACTGCGTATCTATCGCTCAATTAATGACTGCTGCAGCTTAATTCTGGTGACATACATGGGCTACGCTTTCTACACCATCACCACCACTACTTATAACCTCTTTGTGCAAATAACAACACAGAGCCCTACGTCCCTAAATGTATTGCAGACTTGCTTTGCCTGGCTAGCAATGCACACCTGTGTACTGGCACTGCTGTCGCGGAGCTGCGGACAAGCCACTGATGAG gcTAACGGGACGTCGCAGGTTTTGTCACGTGTCTATAACAAATCCAAGGATCTCAAAAATATC GTTGACAAATTTTTGACAAAGAGCATTAAACAAGAGGTGCAATTCACTGCTTatggtttttttgtaattgacAACTCCACACTTTTCAAG cTGTAA